The stretch of DNA GCTATTTCGGCCACGCGTGCGGCCACGTCTTTTTGCGCTTCGTTCAAAGTCACCTCAGCTTGATCCGCCGAACGCGAGAACTTCCGCGTGTACTGCCGGTCGAACGAGTTCCCCGGCCAGCGGTTGAACTTCACCGTGAAGACCGAAACGTCCACGCCCAGCAGGAATGTGCGCAGGAGCCGGTTGTACAGGACGTCGTCGCACCCGTAGATCTCAACCTCCCGCTCCTCGTGGAACCCGCCGATCAGGTTATGCGCATGCGACCGTACGCACAGGTTCTGCGTGAGGCCCGCGTTGATTCGCGGTTCCCAGTCGGCGTGCACCGGATCTGAGAGCTCCGCCTGAGTCTTGACGAAGTCGGCTCGTGGCGTGGCAGCCAGTGCCTCGAGACACGTGGTCACATGGTCCTGCAGATATTCGTCGTCGTGGTCGAGAAACAGATACGCATCGGTCGTCACCGCGGCGGCGGCGCGATTCCTGGCGCACGCCCGGCCAGCGTTGGTGGCGTGCCTCGTCAACACGACATCAATGTCGTTGCAGCCCAGGCCAAAGCGGGCAATCAACCCGGCCGTGTCGTCGGCAGAGGCGTCGTCAACGATGGAGATCGCGAAGCGCTC from Acidobacteriota bacterium encodes:
- a CDS encoding glycosyltransferase family 2 protein, translated to MPFIDTTDATGTVGPRYTAAVIVPAFNASRTIANTLESIALSIRRRLSLANQPERFAISIVDDASADDTAGLIARFGLGCNDIDVVLTRHATNAGRACARNRAAAAVTTDAYLFLDHDDEYLQDHVTTCLEALAATPRADFVKTQAELSDPVHADWEPRINAGLTQNLCVRSHAHNLIGGFHEEREVEIYGCDDVLYNRLLRTFLLGVDVSVFTVKFNRWPGNSFDRQYTRKFSRSADQAEVTLNEAQKDVAARVAEIAGRRMQLVAGRVARLTSLARRR